The genomic DNA GATTGGGAAGGGTCGTGATCCTCCGCTCCCGGACTCCGCCCGTGTTGTCCACCTCCAGGGAAGACAGGCGCAGCAGGTGATCCTGTGAGCGGGTCACGGCGAGGAACAGGTTGTGGCCCGTCCCCGGGTGGAGGCTCACCAGATCCTCCGCCGCGGAGAACTGGCGGATGCGCTGGGTCCCCGCCGCGGTGCCATCGCTGCGCCACAGCTCCCGGGTGGAGGAAGGCGTCGTGGTGAGGAAGAAGAGCGACGCGCCCACCGACTGGAAGTCGTTCGGGTACGCGCTGCCCGTTCCGGGCACGATGTCGCGCACGAGCACCGTGCCCGCCGCCGTGCCGTCGGTCTTCCACAGCTCCGTTCCGTGCTCCGGGTCCGCGATGCTGAAGAAGAGCGTATCGCCCACGCGCAGCCGCGCGTTGGCCAGGGACGAGCCAGGTCCCAGATCCCGGACCAGTTGCGTGCCGGCCTCGGTGCCATTGCTGCGCCAGAGCTGAGTGCGGCCTGGCGCCTCGCCCTCACCGGCCACTTCGCTGAAGAAGAGGAGCTGGCGCTTCAGGACGGTGAGCGCGGTGGGGTTGGAGCTCTCCACGCCCGGCGTGATGTCCTTGAGCCGCCGGGTGCCCGCGGAGGAGCCGTCGCTGATCCACAACTCCCGGCCGGCGGCCGCGTCCTGGGCGACGAAGAAGAGCCGGGCGCCCATGGGCGTCAGGTAATCGGGTCCCTCGGTGAACTCCTTCACCCGGACGGTGCCCGCCTCGGTTCCATCGCTCTTCCACAAGCCGTTGGGCGCCCCCTGGAAGTTGATGGTGAAGAAGAGCGTGCCCTGGAAGTCCACCAGGTCGCTCGGTGTGTTGATCAGCCGGGGAATCCAGTCGTTCGGGGGAAGGATGTCCTTCACCAGGTAGGGCGTTCCCAATGCCGGACGAGCCAGGGGCTCGACAGGAGGCGTGGACTCCGCCA from Melittangium boletus DSM 14713 includes the following:
- a CDS encoding ELWxxDGT repeat protein: MAEWRGTILLCALMVGCGGEPATSLDEASLVGEPPEDSLPSEGSGNRDGVAESTPPVEPLARPALGTPYLVKDILPPNDWIPRLINTPSDLVDFQGTLFFTINFQGAPNGLWKSDGTEAGTVRVKEFTEGPDYLTPMGARLFFVAQDAAAGRELWISDGSSAGTRRLKDITPGVESSNPTALTVLKRQLLFFSEVAGEGEAPGRTQLWRSNGTEAGTQLVRDLGPGSSLANARLRVGDTLFFSIADPEHGTELWKTDGTAAGTVLVRDIVPGTGSAYPNDFQSVGASLFFLTTTPSSTRELWRSDGTAAGTQRIRQFSAAEDLVSLHPGTGHNLFLAVTRSQDHLLRLSSLEVDNTGGVRERRITTLPNPYADQPDADAVITTATVAGTKFFFSLTILTSGPAPRDVQLWVSNGTASGTRLVSRPLSLSDEFSSELYTLDDRILFSKIDEATGLEPWVSDGTEGGTRLVQDIAPGETSSYTRSYLRVGSRIFFVAYEPVHGNELWAIPLQD